Proteins from one Mus pahari chromosome 10, PAHARI_EIJ_v1.1, whole genome shotgun sequence genomic window:
- the LOC110328021 gene encoding olfactory receptor 1537-like, whose product MAAGNHCTLTEFLLTGLSEKPAFQLPLFFLFLGIYLITVSGNLGMITLIGLSSHLHTPMYFFLSSLSFIDFCQATVVIPKMLMSFLTEKNIISYSGCMAQLYFFITFGTAECYTLGAMAYDRYVAICNPLLYNVTMSYQIYSSLISGAYIFAVFSSSLNTGFMLRTQFCNLDVINHYFCDLLPLLKLASSNTYINEILIVFFVTLNAFVPVLTITTSYIFIIATILCIHSREGKFKAFSTCSSHISAVAVFYGSGALTYLQPSSLNSMGQTKVLSVFYTTVVPMLNPLIYSLRNKDVSIALKKILERKKFM is encoded by the coding sequence ATGGCAGCAGGAAACCACTGCACATTGACTGAGTTCTTATTAACTGGGCTCTCAGAGAAGCCAGCATTCCAGctgcccctcttcttcctcttccttgggaTCTATCTGATCACTGTATCAGGGAACCTGGGCATGATCACACTGATTGGGCTCAGTTCCcacctgcacacacccatgtactttttcctcagcAGTCTGTCCTTCATTGACTTCTGTCAGGCCACAGTTGTTATTCCTAAAATGCTCATGAGCTTTCTAACAGAGAAGAACATCATCTCCTACTCTGGATGCATGGCTCAGCTCTACTTCTTCATCACTTTTGGTACTGCAGAGTGCTACACATTAGGTGCAATGGCATATGACCGATATGTTGCAATTTGTAACCCCTTGCTTTATAATGTAACCATGTCCTATCAGATTTACAGTTCTCTGATTTCAGGGGCATATATATTTGCTGTGTTCTCTTCATCCTTAAACACTGGTTTCATGTTGAGGACTCAGTTCTGCAATTTAGATGTGATTAACCACTATTTCTGTGATCTTCTTCCTCTCTTGAAACTTGCATCCTCTAAtacttatataaatgaaatattgatTGTATTTTTTGTTACACTGAATGCCTTTGTCCCAGTGCTGACTATTACTACTTCGTACATCTTCATTATTGCCACCATCCTCTGCATTCACTCCAGGGAGGGCAAGTTCAAGGCTTTTAGTACTTGCAGTTCCCATATCTCTGCTGTTGCTGTCTTCTATGGTTCCGGTGCATTGACATACTTACAGCCATCATCACTGAATTCTATGGGCCAAACAAAAGTGTTATCTGTGTTTTATACTACTGTTGTACCCATGCTGAACCCGTtgatctacagcctgaggaacaaggatgtCAGTATTGCATTgaagaaaatacttgaaagaaagaaattcatgtaA